A portion of the Halodesulfovibrio sp. MK-HDV genome contains these proteins:
- a CDS encoding adenylate kinase: MNILIFGPNGSGKGTQGALIKTKYDGMAHIESGAIFRKHIGGGTELGKKAKEYIDRGDLVPDEITIPMVLETLKVDGAKGWLLDGFPRNMVQAEKLYEALKAEDIKLDHVVEILLPREVAKNRIMGRRLCENDNNHPNNIFIEPIKPKGEVCRVCGGALTARADDQDEDAINKRHDIYYNTGDGTLAAAYFYKDLAAKGETKYVELNGEGSIESIKDTLISKLS; encoded by the coding sequence GTGAACATTCTCATTTTTGGACCAAACGGTAGTGGTAAAGGTACTCAGGGCGCTCTTATTAAGACAAAGTACGATGGCATGGCTCACATTGAGTCCGGTGCTATCTTCCGCAAACACATCGGTGGCGGAACTGAGCTTGGCAAAAAAGCTAAAGAATACATTGACCGCGGTGACCTCGTTCCTGACGAAATCACCATCCCGATGGTTCTCGAAACTTTGAAAGTAGATGGCGCTAAAGGCTGGCTGCTTGACGGTTTCCCACGCAACATGGTTCAGGCAGAAAAATTGTACGAAGCTCTTAAAGCTGAAGACATCAAGCTTGACCACGTTGTTGAAATCCTTCTTCCTCGCGAAGTTGCTAAGAACCGCATCATGGGTCGTCGTCTTTGTGAAAATGACAACAACCACCCTAACAACATCTTTATTGAGCCTATCAAACCTAAAGGTGAAGTTTGTCGTGTCTGTGGTGGCGCTCTTACTGCTCGTGCAGACGATCAGGACGAAGACGCAATCAACAAACGTCATGATATCTACTACAACACCGGTGACGGTACCCTTGCTGCAGCATACTTCTACAAAGATCTCGCTGCAAAAGGTGAAACTAAATACGTTGAGCTCAACGGTGAAGGTTCTATCGAATCTATCAAAGATACTCTTATCTCAAAGCTCTCCTAG
- the tilS gene encoding tRNA lysidine(34) synthetase TilS: MNRQLPISLQDLNPKTAHICLGIENFITNKLNTPLKNSVLLVALSGGVDSSTLLIILTCLAKRNDCTIHAAHFNHQLRPEAGAEEAHVRQLCASLDIELTVSSQDVAAHASLHKLGLEEAARLLRYEFLTLTRRTINADWIVTGHHANDLAEDVVMRLVRGTGWPALGGMEGRCNNRKILRPLLATPKDTLISFANACSLNWCEDASNVDTNFLRNRVRSQVIPLLCKENPAFLDAITSLWELAQIDTDHWAAIIEQHLENTDIETPTLLKEDLRTMSQATRLRVYKAVLTSMGKGQPLQQNLLALDTAWQANVGGKIVQFPGNKIATIRKGVIYFSYR; the protein is encoded by the coding sequence ATGAACAGACAACTTCCCATAAGTTTACAAGACCTCAATCCCAAGACAGCGCACATCTGTCTTGGGATTGAGAATTTTATCACAAACAAGTTAAATACTCCTCTTAAAAACTCTGTTTTGCTTGTTGCACTTTCGGGAGGGGTCGATTCCAGCACCCTACTCATCATTCTCACATGCCTTGCAAAAAGAAATGACTGCACCATCCATGCAGCTCATTTCAACCATCAGCTTCGTCCCGAGGCCGGTGCTGAAGAGGCACATGTCCGTCAACTTTGTGCGTCACTAGACATTGAATTAACAGTATCTTCTCAAGATGTTGCAGCACACGCTTCCCTCCACAAATTAGGTCTTGAAGAAGCTGCTCGCTTGCTACGATATGAGTTTTTAACGTTAACACGCCGCACAATAAATGCTGACTGGATTGTCACAGGGCACCACGCAAATGACCTTGCAGAAGACGTTGTCATGCGTCTTGTTCGAGGAACAGGCTGGCCTGCTTTGGGTGGCATGGAAGGAAGATGTAATAATCGCAAGATATTACGTCCCTTGCTTGCAACACCGAAAGACACACTTATTTCGTTTGCGAATGCATGTTCCCTTAACTGGTGTGAAGATGCATCAAACGTAGACACAAATTTCCTACGCAACCGCGTAAGATCACAAGTTATCCCGTTGTTATGCAAAGAGAATCCTGCTTTTCTTGATGCAATAACTTCTCTTTGGGAACTTGCACAGATTGATACCGATCACTGGGCAGCTATTATTGAGCAACACCTCGAAAACACTGACATTGAGACCCCGACATTGCTCAAAGAAGATCTTCGCACCATGTCCCAAGCTACAAGACTGCGAGTATATAAAGCAGTATTGACTAGTATGGGCAAAGGACAGCCGCTTCAGCAAAATCTGCTTGCGCTGGATACAGCGTGGCAGGCCAACGTTGGCGGCAAGATCGTGCAGTTTCCCGGTAATAAAATTGCCACTATTCGAAAGGGTGTAATCTATTTTAGCTACCGATGA
- the hemA gene encoding glutamyl-tRNA reductase translates to MDRDIYLIGLNHKTAGVEVREKFALTDCKHLEEGVVPVDGCIKEALTLSTCNRVELLVVADGENAIEHVLECWAKVCNLPVEELAPYIYKHKGLDAVTHLFTVAASLDSLVIGEPQILGQLKDAYHDSVDKDTTGVVLNRLLHKAFSVAKRVRTETGVASSAVSISYAAVELAKRIFGDMSERSAMLIGAGEMAELAATHLLNNGISKVYVANRTFARGQALAEQFNGEAIPFDQLFDQLEKVDIIISSTGAHEAVIRAKDIRQVLKKRKNRSMFFIDIAVPRDIDPDVNGLDNVYLYDIDDLKEVVEENLAQRQEEANKARTIVDCETVTFNKWLKSLQLQPTIVDLISRTDAIMEDELAKTLKHIPDATPEMEMHLREMINSISKKVNHEPISFLKRRYEEEEAGDRYIDITRRMFNLDRDDVTEKAHPHRRR, encoded by the coding sequence ATGGATCGCGATATTTATCTCATTGGTCTTAACCATAAGACCGCCGGTGTTGAAGTCCGCGAAAAATTCGCTCTTACAGACTGCAAACATCTTGAAGAAGGCGTTGTGCCTGTTGATGGATGTATTAAAGAAGCGCTTACGCTCTCTACCTGTAACCGAGTCGAATTACTCGTTGTTGCAGATGGCGAAAACGCCATTGAACACGTATTAGAATGCTGGGCAAAAGTATGCAATCTTCCGGTTGAAGAACTTGCTCCGTATATCTACAAGCACAAAGGGCTGGATGCGGTAACACATTTGTTTACCGTTGCTGCCAGCCTTGATTCTCTAGTCATTGGTGAGCCGCAAATTTTGGGACAGCTCAAAGATGCCTACCATGACTCAGTAGACAAAGACACCACTGGTGTTGTGCTGAACAGACTGCTGCACAAAGCATTCTCCGTTGCTAAACGAGTGCGAACAGAAACTGGCGTTGCTTCCAGTGCTGTTTCTATCTCCTATGCTGCCGTTGAACTGGCAAAACGCATTTTTGGCGACATGAGTGAACGCAGTGCGATGCTTATCGGTGCTGGCGAAATGGCAGAACTTGCTGCAACGCATCTGCTCAATAACGGCATCAGCAAAGTATATGTTGCTAACCGCACATTCGCACGTGGACAAGCCCTTGCAGAACAATTTAACGGTGAAGCAATTCCGTTTGACCAACTTTTCGACCAGCTGGAAAAAGTTGATATCATCATATCCTCCACTGGTGCTCATGAAGCAGTTATCCGCGCTAAAGATATACGTCAGGTATTGAAAAAGCGTAAAAACCGTTCCATGTTCTTCATCGATATTGCTGTACCGCGTGACATTGATCCAGACGTTAACGGCCTGGACAACGTGTACCTGTATGACATCGATGATCTCAAAGAAGTGGTCGAAGAAAACCTTGCTCAGCGTCAGGAAGAAGCCAACAAGGCACGCACAATTGTTGACTGTGAAACCGTCACTTTTAATAAGTGGCTAAAATCACTTCAATTGCAGCCGACCATTGTTGACCTGATTTCCAGAACAGATGCAATTATGGAAGATGAGCTTGCTAAAACGCTTAAGCATATTCCTGACGCAACGCCTGAAATGGAAATGCATTTACGTGAAATGATCAATTCCATTTCTAAAAAGGTGAACCACGAGCCTATTTCTTTCCTCAAACGTCGTTATGAGGAAGAAGAAGCTGGTGATCGATACATTGATATCACACGCCGTATGTTCAATCTGGACAGGGATGACGTGACTGAAAAGGCACACCCTCACAGAAGACGCTAG
- the ccsA gene encoding cytochrome c biogenesis protein CcsA has protein sequence MPKAWAGAFFGLHIGTLFLSFGLLAMAFGAGILFTRLERKIKSKEPLSDFEKELPALTTFDKVNQLAVVAGFPLYTVGVVTGFIWARIEWGRILSGDPKEVVSLGVWFVYAWLFHQRLVMGWRGRKAAHAAIWIFGICMFSLIGINIFTSTHHSFLQ, from the coding sequence TTGCCAAAAGCATGGGCTGGCGCATTTTTCGGGTTGCACATTGGCACATTGTTTTTAAGCTTTGGCTTACTGGCAATGGCCTTCGGTGCGGGAATTTTGTTCACGCGCCTTGAAAGAAAAATCAAATCAAAAGAACCACTTAGTGATTTTGAAAAAGAACTGCCTGCATTAACCACTTTTGACAAAGTAAACCAACTTGCTGTAGTTGCCGGTTTTCCTTTGTACACCGTGGGTGTCGTCACCGGATTTATCTGGGCTCGCATTGAATGGGGCAGAATACTCAGCGGTGACCCTAAAGAAGTTGTTTCCTTAGGTGTCTGGTTTGTCTACGCGTGGCTGTTCCACCAGCGACTCGTGATGGGATGGCGCGGCCGTAAAGCCGCACATGCAGCTATTTGGATATTTGGTATCTGCATGTTCTCATTAATTGGCATTAATATCTTTACATCAACACATCATAGCTTTCTTCAGTAA
- a CDS encoding bifunctional precorrin-2 dehydrogenase/sirohydrochlorin ferrochelatase encodes MRYYPLLLDLHGTQCLIVGLGKVGQRKLATLLKANPAQVTVLDTFAIGEVNDAELLQLLNSPLVTYAQRDFEASDVTGKTLVFASTGNRAVNEKVSSVCAKQGILCNVIDDPSAGTFTVPAHIEKGDLLITLSTGGASPALSRKIKKELQEQVGDKYAPVVTLMGRIRPLILELANDTAQNTAMFRSLVSSDIAEAIQKKDRIAAESILRSTLPETLHSNIGALLHELV; translated from the coding sequence ATGCGCTATTATCCTCTTCTATTAGATCTTCATGGCACGCAATGCCTTATTGTAGGACTCGGCAAAGTCGGCCAGCGTAAGCTTGCCACTCTTCTTAAAGCAAATCCAGCACAGGTGACTGTTCTGGACACCTTTGCAATTGGAGAAGTAAACGATGCTGAATTGCTGCAACTACTTAACAGCCCTCTCGTTACCTACGCTCAGCGAGATTTTGAAGCAAGCGATGTTACAGGAAAAACTCTTGTTTTTGCTTCAACCGGTAATCGGGCTGTTAATGAAAAAGTTTCAAGCGTATGTGCGAAACAGGGAATTCTGTGCAATGTCATTGATGACCCTTCTGCGGGAACTTTTACCGTGCCTGCACATATAGAAAAGGGAGACTTGCTGATTACGCTATCTACAGGCGGCGCAAGTCCGGCACTTTCTCGCAAGATAAAAAAAGAACTTCAAGAACAGGTTGGCGACAAATACGCCCCTGTTGTCACGCTTATGGGACGGATTCGTCCATTGATACTTGAACTGGCAAATGATACTGCACAGAACACAGCTATGTTTCGTAGCCTTGTTTCATCTGACATTGCAGAAGCCATTCAGAAAAAAGATCGGATTGCGGCTGAATCGATTTTACGGTCAACCCTTCCGGAGACATTGCATTCTAACATAGGAGCGTTACTCCATGAGCTCGTTTGA
- a CDS encoding glycosyltransferase family 9 protein, with protein MKKYCVIQSGSLTDLLQTKRLILSLCRKEAQVHLCVVPELQDAAAFLYPEVELHPFPFSKEFTNVATSDSIPDHLDLDSFEAVYNLHGSSKNMMMSTLFSSDVMCGYWRHNGREHRSPWLTCLSRVHGRQRFLNTMDIWAHLVPSPIPSHMVNPIAMRKGGGIGVVLRDLNGRALPLSVLAGCINAVCTASRETDVVLFGEKADEQLVAELLPLLKEKIAAKTVTRCFETSFAEDFEIISTLDMLVTPESTLMHAAAHVGTPVNAFFHSSAWCMENGPYGLGHRVWQADTACAPCIPKDDCAENFACMHVFGEEKLQRFLAGKIDDDYPQGVTGYVSMLDEVGVTYMPVFGTEEHAVERLALRGIASEFVGITKISKTVPQGSNNFYAEQDWLMQSCVNDEEIDDE; from the coding sequence ATGAAAAAATACTGCGTTATTCAATCAGGTAGCCTTACTGACTTACTTCAGACAAAACGGCTTATTCTTTCCTTGTGTCGAAAAGAAGCACAGGTGCATCTTTGTGTTGTCCCTGAACTGCAAGATGCAGCTGCCTTTTTGTATCCGGAAGTTGAGCTCCATCCATTTCCATTTAGTAAAGAATTTACGAATGTGGCAACGTCTGATTCTATTCCGGATCATCTAGATTTGGACTCCTTCGAAGCGGTGTACAATCTACACGGTTCTTCCAAGAATATGATGATGTCGACCCTTTTTTCTTCAGACGTCATGTGTGGCTATTGGCGACATAACGGGCGTGAGCATCGCAGTCCGTGGCTGACTTGTTTGTCTCGCGTGCACGGTCGGCAACGTTTTTTGAATACTATGGATATTTGGGCGCACCTTGTTCCGTCCCCAATTCCTTCCCATATGGTGAATCCTATAGCCATGCGTAAGGGTGGTGGAATAGGAGTTGTTTTACGGGATCTAAACGGTAGAGCCTTACCGTTATCCGTCCTTGCAGGATGTATTAATGCCGTTTGTACTGCCAGCAGAGAAACAGACGTAGTCCTTTTTGGCGAGAAAGCAGACGAGCAGCTTGTTGCTGAATTGCTTCCGTTGTTAAAAGAAAAAATTGCAGCAAAAACAGTAACTCGGTGCTTTGAAACTTCTTTTGCAGAAGATTTCGAGATTATTAGTACATTGGATATGCTGGTTACACCGGAATCCACACTAATGCACGCTGCCGCGCATGTTGGAACACCTGTTAATGCCTTTTTCCATTCATCAGCTTGGTGTATGGAAAATGGCCCTTATGGATTAGGCCATAGAGTTTGGCAAGCTGATACAGCATGCGCACCATGTATCCCAAAAGACGATTGTGCTGAAAATTTTGCATGCATGCATGTTTTCGGTGAAGAAAAGCTGCAACGTTTTCTCGCTGGAAAAATCGACGATGATTATCCACAGGGTGTGACCGGGTATGTTTCCATGCTGGATGAAGTTGGTGTGACGTATATGCCGGTTTTTGGAACAGAAGAACATGCGGTGGAGCGCCTTGCTCTACGTGGTATTGCTTCTGAGTTTGTCGGCATTACTAAAATCAGCAAAACAGTGCCGCAGGGCAGCAATAATTTTTATGCTGAGCAGGATTGGCTCATGCAAAGCTGCGTGAATGACGAGGAGATAGATGATGAGTAA
- a CDS encoding glycosyltransferase, whose protein sequence is MSKIFEHILIVPPLDNSTSCIVTGCKEALEKQGHHVDVFDTKAWLSVCSALQHLPITLEHQDTLAAQGFDLIARAVKAVAESKGIKIVLGFPRSPLTADVRKELQTQAITTACWMTEECTSFPFWRKVIEGYDVVATIQHEPLISEVSVLGHTSVYLPFAAKSACCTPVSTHTAAEDMIVVLGDASDKIASALSSFIGRGMVLWGDGWERYEQFMPYYQGKLQSLTRSERKALYRDAAIIVNIHSANIGSGDAVNMETFAIAACGGFQIVDKRTLMEGMFSYDELVMFESPEELSEQISEFIDDRNARLEYARNAQRLVLAEHTYEQRMHTLIQAIADSSK, encoded by the coding sequence ATGAGTAAGATTTTTGAACATATTTTGATCGTGCCTCCTCTCGATAATTCTACTTCTTGTATTGTTACAGGCTGCAAGGAAGCTTTGGAAAAGCAGGGGCACCATGTTGATGTTTTTGATACAAAAGCATGGCTGTCTGTATGTTCTGCGCTCCAGCATTTACCTATAACGCTTGAGCATCAGGACACACTAGCCGCACAAGGTTTCGATCTTATTGCCCGTGCAGTGAAAGCAGTGGCAGAATCAAAAGGGATAAAGATTGTACTCGGGTTTCCTCGGTCTCCCCTGACCGCAGATGTTCGAAAAGAGCTACAGACTCAGGCAATAACAACAGCGTGTTGGATGACTGAAGAATGCACTTCCTTCCCTTTTTGGCGTAAAGTCATTGAAGGGTACGATGTCGTCGCAACAATCCAGCATGAGCCGCTGATTAGTGAAGTTTCTGTGCTTGGTCATACATCCGTATATCTGCCGTTCGCGGCTAAAAGTGCATGTTGCACGCCGGTAAGCACGCATACAGCAGCTGAAGATATGATTGTAGTTCTTGGAGACGCTAGCGATAAGATTGCTAGTGCGTTAAGTTCATTCATAGGCAGAGGAATGGTTCTCTGGGGTGACGGCTGGGAGCGTTACGAACAGTTTATGCCATATTATCAAGGCAAACTGCAGTCTCTTACGCGGTCAGAACGTAAGGCCTTGTACAGAGATGCTGCCATTATCGTGAACATTCATTCAGCAAATATTGGTAGCGGTGATGCCGTAAATATGGAAACTTTTGCTATTGCCGCCTGTGGCGGGTTCCAGATTGTCGATAAACGGACACTTATGGAAGGCATGTTTTCATACGATGAACTGGTAATGTTTGAGTCACCAGAAGAGCTGTCTGAGCAAATTTCTGAATTTATCGACGATCGTAATGCTCGTTTGGAATATGCACGCAATGCACAGCGGCTTGTGTTGGCTGAACACACATATGAGCAACGGATGCATACACTAATACAAGCTATTGCAGATAGTTCGAAGTAG
- the ispD gene encoding 2-C-methyl-D-erythritol 4-phosphate cytidylyltransferase: protein MHCWSIILAAGSGTRLSAATNGVKKQFLEWKGAPLFWHSAITFSHTTRMRGLLFVFPEEDIEEATETLTKLDFGRRLGLPWKVVAGGARRQDSVYNGLQALPSECTHVLVHDAARPFFSTALTNTLLDSLKAGTQAVIPAIPVTDTIKVTENNTISHTLDRSTLRACQTPQGFDKKMLIAVHDKCNEEGWEVTDDASIAEQAGFTVAIVEGEAKNYKITNPEDLTMIESKQVAMPVPVTGWGYDVHRYGEGRPMKLGGIPIQGGPQVVAHSDGDVLLHALCDALLGCMGDGDIGEHFPDSSEEFDNISSGVLLNEVYDKFLQRGYKLTNVDLTIIAQVPRLVPWKPQIKKNICRMLKLNDYQVNVKATTEEKLGFTGEKKGIKAVAAVMALRS from the coding sequence ATGCATTGTTGGTCCATCATTCTTGCTGCCGGTTCCGGCACACGTCTCTCTGCAGCCACTAACGGCGTTAAAAAGCAGTTCTTGGAATGGAAAGGCGCTCCGCTCTTCTGGCATTCTGCAATCACTTTCTCTCATACAACACGCATGCGTGGACTCCTCTTTGTTTTCCCTGAAGAAGACATTGAAGAAGCAACAGAAACACTGACAAAGCTTGATTTTGGACGCAGACTTGGTCTGCCTTGGAAAGTGGTAGCAGGTGGCGCACGTAGACAAGATTCGGTTTACAACGGACTACAGGCACTGCCTTCAGAATGCACACACGTACTAGTGCATGACGCAGCTCGCCCGTTCTTCTCCACAGCGCTCACAAACACACTGCTTGATTCTCTCAAAGCTGGTACTCAAGCTGTAATTCCTGCAATTCCAGTAACAGACACCATTAAAGTGACCGAAAACAACACAATCAGTCACACACTTGACCGCTCTACTCTTCGAGCTTGTCAGACTCCGCAAGGCTTCGACAAAAAAATGCTTATTGCGGTGCACGATAAATGCAACGAAGAAGGCTGGGAAGTAACAGACGATGCTTCCATTGCTGAACAGGCTGGATTCACCGTTGCCATAGTGGAAGGCGAAGCAAAAAACTACAAAATCACAAATCCGGAAGACCTTACCATGATCGAATCTAAGCAGGTTGCCATGCCCGTTCCTGTCACCGGCTGGGGATACGATGTCCACCGTTACGGTGAAGGACGTCCTATGAAGCTTGGCGGCATCCCTATTCAAGGCGGCCCCCAGGTTGTGGCTCACTCTGATGGTGATGTTCTGCTTCACGCTCTGTGTGACGCACTCCTCGGTTGCATGGGTGACGGCGATATTGGTGAACATTTTCCGGATTCTTCAGAAGAGTTTGACAATATTTCAAGCGGCGTACTCCTCAACGAAGTGTACGACAAATTTCTCCAGCGAGGCTACAAGCTCACAAATGTAGATCTCACAATCATCGCACAGGTTCCGCGTCTTGTGCCTTGGAAACCGCAGATCAAGAAAAATATCTGCCGAATGCTTAAGCTTAACGATTACCAAGTAAACGTCAAAGCTACCACCGAAGAAAAGCTCGGCTTTACCGGTGAGAAAAAAGGCATAAAAGCCGTAGCAGCCGTTATGGCGTTGCGCAGCTAA
- a CDS encoding zinc ribbon domain-containing protein: MSLYLKQIEQLVALQLVDDEILGITSELDEAPKEVEALQTRFDALENQRNNFLEKIDHLKGQEKRINSEIENDALKVKKSKSKLMLVGNTKEYHAMMREMDNLEKLNRLREEEKFALSEELERQQMAVADMDERYGIIKVDLEEKKASLKQRVEEASKVLDKLDKKRNVAGKEVPTPILSRYEFIRSRLDNPVIVAVKEQICNGCHIAIPPQSYIELQKGHQILSCPNCQRLIYWSEHFASEADKAAAAAAEA, translated from the coding sequence TTGAGCCTGTATCTAAAGCAAATCGAACAGCTCGTTGCATTGCAGCTTGTTGATGATGAAATCCTTGGTATCACAAGTGAACTTGATGAAGCTCCAAAAGAAGTTGAAGCTCTTCAGACACGCTTTGATGCGCTTGAAAACCAGCGCAATAACTTCCTTGAGAAGATTGATCATCTTAAAGGACAGGAAAAACGCATTAACTCTGAGATCGAAAACGACGCTCTCAAAGTTAAAAAAAGTAAGTCCAAACTCATGCTCGTTGGTAACACCAAAGAGTATCACGCAATGATGCGTGAAATGGACAACCTTGAGAAGCTTAACCGTCTTCGTGAAGAAGAAAAATTTGCTCTCTCTGAAGAACTTGAACGCCAGCAGATGGCAGTTGCAGACATGGATGAACGCTACGGCATCATCAAAGTAGACTTGGAAGAGAAAAAAGCCAGTCTCAAACAGCGTGTCGAAGAAGCAAGCAAAGTTCTCGATAAGCTTGATAAAAAACGTAACGTTGCAGGTAAAGAAGTTCCGACTCCTATCCTTAGTCGTTACGAATTTATCCGCTCTCGTTTGGACAACCCAGTTATTGTTGCTGTTAAAGAACAGATCTGTAACGGTTGTCACATTGCGATTCCACCACAGAGCTACATTGAGCTTCAGAAGGGGCATCAGATCCTTAGCTGCCCTAACTGCCAGCGTCTGATCTACTGGTCAGAGCACTTCGCAAGCGAAGCAGATAAAGCAGCAGCTGCCGCAGCAGAAGCGTAA
- a CDS encoding Nif3-like dinuclear metal center hexameric protein, with product MKTTDLIKKIEDTAILCGAASWDNCGVQIPNRRKKVQRLALALDPTEYTIQTAIAQGADFVLTHHPLLMKPRYLNKLDTYFSIVSALVKNDMCLYSAHTSLDANPEGPAGWLARALELQNCKLLGTSCTLEPEAIAFTPSRDIAASSMLYEWESNPKIHSVRHIDQMINVTYSREHRSTVLAQLAADLDELPIFIPSTPDTESRSLGFGTIGTLPKPVSFGIFAEQLASVVDRDYWVKSGPIPETVSKVAYCTGSGSDFAPKAFAMGADVFITGDVKYHSALDTTGCILDVGHFSLEEEMMRQFALQLAGELDDIEIFFLPAQDPMRLIGPFAE from the coding sequence ATGAAAACAACTGACCTTATCAAAAAAATCGAAGATACAGCTATACTTTGCGGTGCGGCTTCGTGGGATAACTGTGGCGTGCAGATTCCCAATCGAAGAAAAAAAGTACAAAGACTTGCCCTTGCGCTTGATCCTACTGAATATACAATTCAGACAGCTATAGCACAGGGAGCAGATTTTGTTCTCACGCATCATCCGTTGCTGATGAAGCCCCGGTACTTAAACAAACTTGATACATATTTTTCAATTGTATCAGCGCTCGTTAAGAATGATATGTGCCTTTACAGTGCACATACGTCGCTTGATGCAAACCCCGAAGGACCGGCGGGATGGTTAGCACGCGCGCTTGAACTGCAAAATTGTAAACTGCTTGGCACTTCCTGTACGCTTGAACCGGAAGCAATAGCATTTACACCTTCGCGTGACATCGCAGCAAGCTCTATGCTTTATGAATGGGAAAGCAACCCGAAAATTCATAGCGTGCGGCACATTGATCAAATGATCAATGTAACATATAGTAGAGAGCACAGAAGCACAGTCCTTGCTCAGCTTGCAGCAGATTTGGACGAGTTGCCAATTTTTATACCTTCTACACCTGATACAGAGTCTCGAAGCCTCGGCTTTGGCACCATTGGCACTTTGCCAAAACCTGTATCTTTTGGCATATTCGCTGAGCAACTTGCCTCAGTGGTGGATCGTGATTATTGGGTAAAAAGCGGCCCTATTCCTGAAACAGTATCTAAAGTTGCTTACTGTACGGGATCTGGTAGTGATTTTGCCCCTAAAGCGTTTGCTATGGGTGCGGATGTGTTTATTACTGGTGATGTCAAATATCATTCTGCTCTGGATACAACCGGATGCATTCTTGATGTTGGGCATTTCAGTCTTGAAGAAGAAATGATGCGCCAGTTTGCCTTGCAGCTTGCAGGAGAACTGGATGACATAGAAATATTTTTCCTGCCCGCGCAGGATCCAATGCGTTTGATCGGTCCATTCGCAGAATAG
- a CDS encoding DUF1641 domain-containing protein, producing MTNEELILARLEVMEEKISMMHSRAETMADLGATVTPIMRDTLHNVMLGELDSLQHRCELNDITALLKRFVMSVRNITWALERLDDLVDIWALTEPMIKPTFLAGIEKFQELDEKGVFKSIGALTESMGKITEQYSPEEIGRMGDGLVVLAGLLEKMGDADLKNAQPVSPLGMVGKLHSKESKQALGLVMELLSTLGKEKA from the coding sequence ATGACCAACGAAGAACTCATCTTAGCCCGCCTTGAGGTCATGGAAGAAAAAATCAGCATGATGCATAGTCGCGCTGAAACCATGGCTGATTTGGGGGCTACAGTTACCCCGATTATGCGGGACACGCTTCACAACGTGATGCTCGGAGAACTTGATTCTCTTCAGCACCGTTGCGAGCTCAATGACATCACTGCCCTGTTGAAGCGCTTTGTAATGAGCGTACGCAATATCACATGGGCACTTGAGCGTCTTGACGATCTCGTAGACATCTGGGCGCTTACTGAGCCTATGATTAAGCCTACTTTCCTTGCTGGAATCGAAAAGTTTCAGGAACTGGACGAAAAAGGTGTATTCAAGTCAATTGGTGCACTTACTGAATCCATGGGCAAAATCACCGAGCAATACTCTCCAGAAGAAATCGGCCGTATGGGCGATGGTCTGGTAGTACTTGCCGGACTTCTTGAAAAAATGGGCGATGCTGACCTCAAAAATGCACAGCCTGTTAGCCCGCTTGGCATGGTTGGAAAACTTCATTCCAAAGAATCCAAGCAGGCACTTGGCCTCGTTATGGAACTTCTTTCCACACTCGGTAAAGAAAAAGCATAA